In the genome of Podospora pseudocomata strain CBS 415.72m chromosome 2 map unlocalized CBS415.72m_2.2, whole genome shotgun sequence, one region contains:
- the UBP15 gene encoding ubiquitin-specific protease ubp15 (COG:O; EggNog:ENOG503NWAD; BUSCO:EOG092606AJ; MEROPS:MER0002179) — protein sequence MADNQHNGDAVSPNAMLLDQPEEHIVEPNGTESEDVAIINPDSMETDVVLATDNDAMKEIVLPPLAEEPRILEDVVHTWEVQGWRTMNKKERGPIFQAGGYPWRILLFPHGNNVLDQCSIYLEHGFDTNSVPDNWSCCVQFALVLWNSKDPSLMFHHSAHHRFTKEESDWGFTRFLECRKMFNVVWETADRPLVENDAANITAFVRVVEDETGVLWHNFNNYDSKKETGYVGLKNQGATCYLNSLLQSLYFTNAFRKAIYSIPTEHEEDMKNSAYTLQRLFYQLQTSNVAVSTNELTKSFGWETRHIFEQQDVQELSRKLMERMEDKMKGTDLEKALPMMFSGKIKTYISCINVPYESSRVEDFWDVQLNVSGNANLLDSFQDYIQVEKLDGENQYFAGDTYKLQDADKGVIFNSFPDVLHLQLKRFEYDINLDTMMKINDRYEFPEEFDASAYLSKEADRSEPWEYELHGVLVHSGDLNAGHYYAFLKPEKDGWWYKYDDDKVTKATKREVLEENFGGFYKTTGGRPQLNAKKQPIMRPNSAYMLVYIRKSRLDKILCPVTPADAPEHLQKRFEQEHAAREAKRKEREEQHLYLGVKAVTDETFKAHGGVDLTAFDAAVGSEPGSYKQYKLLRTASMADLANEIAADIGEDPRRVRLWIMVNRQNKTVRPDQPVMDLRPTVEETYSRATAHRDQALRVWVEIADEVDADGAAVWPTYPGLPNGVVVKNDLILLFLKWFDVESQCLRGVGHIYFSKEKKVEDLIPVILKKMNWGEKLPSDEKIMLWEEIKPSMIEGLKVKLTLKAAELQDGDIICFQRTRDEKKYKLGLGAERQGSEETVRAVDRYEDVRDYYDFLNNKKNVDFHAHPQKCDPKQYPEFSLVLNTKMNYDKLCEKVGEKLNVEPTHLRFYTVNASSNNPRTAVKRGHQSLANILIPAGYGQLNMNQRNDALYFEVLDMSLAELDTKKSIKITWLSEGITKEEQFDVLVPKSGQVEDLIEALVKKAKIPSEEEAGKIRVYETSSHHKWFRDLARDYSVLSINDYTSVIAERMPAEDAAVSDQANFISCFHFHGEPSRAHGIPFRFLVKEGERFADTKKRLEQRTGIKGKSFEKIKFAVIRRSSFSRPQYLEDDDILWDIATNTDDLLGLDHPDRARTTRNGAGDLFLKG from the exons ATG GCCGACAACCAGCACAATGGCGACGCTGTGTCGCCGAATGCCATGCTGCTAGACCAACCCGAAGAACATATCGTCGAGCCAAACGGCACCGAGTCCGAAGAtgtcgccatcatcaaccccgacAGCATGGAGACGGATGTTGTACTCGCCACAGATA ATGATGCCATGAAGGAAATAGTGCTTCCTCCGCTCGCCGAAGAGCCCCGGATTCTCGAAGATGTCGTCCACACCTGGGAAGTGCAAGGATGGCGCACGATGAATAAGAAGGAGCGAGGGCCCATATTCCAGGCTGGAGGTTACCCATG GCGGATCCTACTCTTTCCACACGGCAATAATGTCTTGGACCAGTGCTCCATTTACCTGGAGCATGGTTTCGACACCAACAGTGTTCCCGACAACTGGAGCTGCTGTGTGCAGTTTGCCCTCGTCCTGTGGAATTCCAAAGACCCATCCTTAATGTTTCATCACTCGGCGCATCATCGAttcaccaaggaggagagcgaCTGGGGCTTCACTAGGTTTCTGGAGTGCCGGAAGATGTTCAATGTTGTCTGGGAGACTGCAGACAGGCCTCTGGTGGAAAACGATGCTGCCAACATCACCGCTTTCGTCAGAGTTGTCGAGGACGAAACGGGCGTTTTATGGcacaacttcaacaactACGATTCCAAGAAGGAGACTGGCTACGTTGGTCTTAAGAACCAAGGCGCTACCTGTTACCTCAACTCACTCCTCCAGTCATTATACTTTACCAATGCTTTCCGCAAGGCCATTTACAGCATCCCCACAGAGCACGAAGAGGATATGAAAAACAGCGCTTATACACTGCAGAGACTCTTCTACCAACTTCAGACCTCGAACGTCGCTGTTAGCACCAACGAGCTCACCAAGTCTTTTGGCTGGGAAACGCGGCACATTTTTGAGCAGCAAGATGTGCAAGAGCTTTCTAGGAAGCTCATGGAGCGTATGGAGGACAAGATGAAGGGCACCGACCTGGAAAAGGCGCTTCCCATGATGTTCAGCGGCAAGATCAAAACCTACATCTCCTGCATCAACGTCCCCTACGAATCAAGTCGCGTCGAGGACTTTTGGGACGTTCAGCTTAATGTCAGCGGGAACGCGAATCTGCTGGATAGTTTTCAAGACTACATCCAGGTGGAGAAGCTCGACGGAGAAAACCAGTACTTTGCCGGAGACACGTACAAGTTGCAGGACGCCGACAAGGGAGTCATCTTCAACAGCTTCCCAGACGTCCTCCATTTGCAGCTGAAGCGGTTCGAGTAcgacatcaacctcgacactATGATGAAGATCAATGATCGCTACGAGTTTCCCGAGGAGTTTGATGCCTCGGCCTATCTGTCAAAGGAGGCTGATAGGTCCGAGCCATGGGAATACGAGCTTCACGGTGTTCTGGTACACAGCGGTGATCTCAATGCGGGTCACTACTATGCGTTCCTGAAACCAGAAAAGGATGGCTGGTGGTACAAATATGACGATGATAAGGTCACCAAGGCCACGAAACGCGAGGTCCTGGAGGAGAACTTTGGCGGCTTCTACAAGACAACTGGTGGCCGTCCCCAACTCAACGCCAAGAAACAACCCATCATGCGGCCAAACAGCGCCTACATGCTGGTTTACATCCGGAAGTCGAGATTGGACAAGATTCTCTGCCCTGTCACGCCAGCCGATGCTCCGGAACACCTCCAGAAAAGGTTCGAGCAAGAACATGCTGCCCGTGAAGCTAAGCGcaaggagagagaagaaCAACATCTTTACCTCGGGGTCAAAGCCGTCACAGATGAAACGTTCAAGGCTCATGGCGGAGTTGACCTGACGGCATTTGATGCCGCCGTGGGTTCGGAGCCAGGCTCCTACAAGCAGTACAAGCTCCTTCGCACGGCGTCAATGGCAGACTTGGCCAACGAGATAGCCGCCGACATTGGAGAGGATCCAAGACGCGTGCGATTATGGATCATGGTGAACCGGCAAAACAAGACAGTCAGACCAGACCAGCCAGTGATGGATCTTCGCCCGACAGTCGAAGAGACGTACAGCAGAGCCACGGCACACCGGGATCAAGCGCTCCGTGTGTGGGTTGAAATTGCTGACGAAGTCGACGCTGATGGGGCTGCCGTCTGGCCGACCTATCCCGGGCTCCCGAATGGTGTGGTTGTCAAAAATGACTTGATCCTACTCTTCCTGAAATGGTTCGACGTCGAGTCGCAGTGCTTGCGGGGTGTTGGCCACATTTATTTCagcaaggaaaagaaggttGAGGATCTCATTCCGGTCATTTTGAAAAAGATGAACTGGGGCGAGAAGCTGCCCAGTGACGAAAAGATCATGTTGTGGGAGGAAATCAAGCCTAGCATGATCGAGGGTCTCAAGGTCAAGCTGACGTTGAAAGCTGCCGAGCTTCAAGATGGAGACATTATTTGCTTCCAGCGAACCCGTGACGAGAAGAAGTACAAATTGGGGCTCGGCGCCGAAAGGCAGGGCTCTGAAGAAAC GGTCAGGGCGGTCGATCGCTACGAGGATGTTCGGGATTACTACGActttctcaacaacaagaagaatgTGGATTTCCACGCTCACCCCCAGAAGTGCGATCCCAAGCAGTACCCGGAGTTCAGTCTGGTTCTCAACACGAAAATGAACTACGACAAGCTGTGTGAGAAGGTCGGTGAGAAGCTCAACGTTGAGCCAACGCACCTGCGGTTTTACACGGTTAATGCTAGCTCTAACAACCCTCGGACGGCGGTGAAGCGTGGGCATCAATCGTTggccaacatcctcatcccgGCCGGTTACGGACAACTTAACATGAATCAGCGTAACGATGCTCTGTATTTTGAGGTGCTCGACATGAGCTTGGCCGAGTTGGATACCAAGAAGAGCATCAAAATCACGTGGCTGAGTGAGGGcatcaccaaggaggagcagtTCGATGTCTTGGTGCCCAAGAGCGGCCAGGTGGAAGACCTTATCGAGGCTCTGGTCAAGAAGGCCAAAATTCCcagcgaggaagaggcgggcAAGATCCGCGTCTATGAAACTAGCAGTCATCACAAGTGGTTCAGAGATCTGGCCAGAGACTATTCGGTGCTCAGCATTAACGATTACACGTCGGTGATAGCTGAGCGGATGCCCGCTGAGGATGCTGCGGTTTCGGACCAAGCAAACTTCATTTCCTGCTTTCACTTCCACGGCGAGCCCAGCAGAGCGCATGGAATCCCGTTCCGATTCTTGGTCAAGGAAGGAGAGAGGTTTGCCGACACCAAGAAGCGGCTGGAACAGCGCACTGGTATCAAGGGCAAGAGTTTTGAGAAGATCAAGTTTGCTGTGATCCGGAGATCATCATTCTCACGACCTCAATATTTGGAAGATG ACGATATTCTGTGGGACATTGCAACGAACACGGATGATCTGTTGGGATTAGACCACCCCGATCGGGCACGAACAACACGGAACGGCGCTGGAGACTTGTTCCTCAAGGGCTGA